One Lysinibacillus sp. OF-1 DNA segment encodes these proteins:
- a CDS encoding class A sortase — MNKFRLTLLVCVLLFGLLLIFINPIQHAIIAHLSDQLNTTDYSVKDIEKNKKAAADFEFEAVQSLSIAEVLQAQVKASNMPVIGSIAVPSVHMQLPILKGVGHSVLAIGAGTMKPNQQLGQGNYALAGHYFEEKDILFSPLYQAQIGDIIYITDMKDVYEYKLTTKKIIAATDVYIIDDIPNQTTLTLITCAEKGSKRLALQADFVQSYSLENAKGTF; from the coding sequence ATGAATAAATTTAGACTGACCTTGCTCGTTTGCGTGTTACTTTTTGGCCTATTATTAATATTTATTAATCCGATTCAACATGCTATTATCGCTCATTTGAGTGACCAATTAAATACAACTGACTACAGCGTTAAAGACATTGAAAAAAACAAAAAAGCAGCAGCTGATTTTGAGTTTGAAGCCGTTCAATCATTATCTATCGCTGAGGTACTCCAAGCACAAGTAAAAGCTAGTAATATGCCTGTTATCGGCAGTATTGCTGTTCCAAGTGTACATATGCAGCTACCAATTTTAAAAGGTGTTGGCCATTCTGTACTTGCTATTGGAGCAGGTACGATGAAACCCAACCAACAGCTCGGTCAAGGGAACTATGCATTGGCTGGTCACTACTTTGAGGAAAAAGATATTTTATTCAGCCCACTCTATCAAGCACAAATTGGCGATATCATCTATATCACGGATATGAAAGATGTCTATGAGTATAAATTAACAACGAAAAAAATCATTGCTGCAACTGATGTTTATATCATTGACGATATTCCCAATCAAACTACACTAACATTGATTACATGTGCAGAAAAAGGTTCTAAACGACTGGCATTACAAGCAGATTTTGTTCAAAGCTACTCGTTAGAAAATGCCAAAGGAACCTTTTGA
- a CDS encoding 2-hydroxymuconate tautomerase: MPYVTVKMLEGRTEEQKRALVKEVTEAVSRTVNAPAENVTVFIEEMSKNHYGVAGVRFSDK; the protein is encoded by the coding sequence ATGCCATACGTAACAGTGAAAATGCTTGAAGGTCGTACAGAGGAGCAAAAACGCGCCCTTGTAAAGGAAGTAACAGAGGCCGTTTCGCGTACAGTTAATGCACCTGCAGAAAATGTAACAGTTTTTATCGAAGAAATGTCAAAAAACCATTATGGGGTTGCAGGCGTTCGTTTTAGTGATAAATAA
- a CDS encoding collagen binding domain-containing protein produces the protein MRKKMNIAMLTMLLVFQTLLSPLSAFAADDLSTPPVANDNGAEAGMAENLSTPVDDGTDLTEDYTGEEDLSTTPSENENTEQAPEGEAPEEEKAAVEPVKTLPMNAAPLAAQEIPASLSSFVMKIGGTTVGAGEFGTELDPNTTANFTVKFSVPMQDSQGEAWGDGSWFEFQLPQSLIDFDGAFTGSRTVNGITYNYVTTDNKVRVELSGMEPGSGSSQPEELSITFNSGFNLLSDNIEQELEIPAATGGSEIIKAQFSFLPSTSNKKVSKSKLGTPTPTASGNHEMEWQVWVNEAGKSLSNPTLTDDPTSHEIMANSVNVYQYVVGLNGVRTSTETNVLTNGSWSDIESKLTGKYAYKITYKTSVTLDADKRDGAVNFHNKVLFTNNGQLETSNTATHTITYGKALDKKLVSNTNYETKWRIDYNHNLLSIDQADAYIEDTIQGPHEIDASSIKVYKMNDAAGNVATTVSEANRVTSGFTITPTPTPATGDVKSFTLTFDNGISDAYTIVYDANYTKQDFYENEAGLFNNSVTSGSGKEKNIDYALTENLLKKSYTVDFDKKVITWTVDIISDNPTKPINNLKLTDTFTAGAADGVHELIDNTVKLNGIATTYILIDGDKKKGFTISGINVPAGSTSTITYQTSFAIGDEGTVQKQGYGNTAATEWTSGGKTYKKSSSTSYIPQSTTVNNGSKSGTFNYSTQRFTWDVKVNINKKDINGAVLIDTVGEGHKYLPGTIEVLPLTDLGGSDTGGTIGTTPINSSNYTISAESDKGFTLKFSDSLAGDINYQAYVVRYNTMDDDHILGIGSDTATDRGNVYTNDATFKTKGTQEFTLESKPVTIDEDVANNLVTKNTPQQNANTETITWTLDVNRSHSNLGQNVILTDLPGNNLMLLESSILLTPYTVSKTGIQKGTTWQTPSQLGVTVTFDTQGGFSLEFPDLNQKGYQVQYKTIGFGQFGDALENTATLHYTGQTKANQKTESDYKDKFSFSSSESDFTSTRGSAKFKKIGIDSATGQFKENLAGVEFQLIKKTAKPNEYIIQTATTDVNGEFTFENVPYNDYLIREVAAPTGYSKMSDFKFKLDENTTLDKQPDFITQLVNTTPIIGGSCTQFEIAIKDVDGHSITTGTVTLKDHNGIETAPYTVTNGKVTLPNHFTAGEYTVTHSVEGELGKVTVKYDGGCKAEVQPVPKCENYTIVVKDDQGNIRTNILELTLKQGTTVVTKVSPDASGKFIVESNQNDPTNGVKPGEYTLYEGNQFLGTVTLTYKKSCDYEFTIIQAPKCETFELTVKDVDGELVADKTEVTIKDIDGKTIATEETKDGKVELKDLEPGVYVVFDKDGNKIGDFASNIHCQATVQPKPACERFTVALKDENNVLVKAGKDVVIKDKQGNIISTVIEADGSITFISEDVLAGKYEVYDNKVYLGEIEVSYKQTCKAELPIAPACPNFTLTINNMYGQPREGVKVTFTDENGKAVEENGLIEFVTDSKGQITINHSLIKPGKYIVRENGNTIIGTVTVGNTCEAKIQPTPPTTDPGQPVEPNNPNPDPTKPVDPNKPNPDPTKPVDPNKPNPDPTKPVDPNNPNPDPDPDPTKPVDPNKPNTDSNKPVDPSKPTTDPNKPTTPDNGGTSVQNVIDQGKQLPPYHPSNATKDTLDAYKDFLNRYSKLSKDQQAEVAQAIDINQIKADTARLEALLRAQGKLPQTDGANQTALVFVGLLLVAGAVWFMRRRETEV, from the coding sequence ATGAGGAAAAAAATGAACATTGCTATGCTGACCATGTTGTTAGTGTTCCAAACACTACTAAGTCCACTGTCAGCATTTGCAGCAGATGACCTTTCAACACCACCAGTCGCAAATGACAATGGTGCGGAGGCCGGAATGGCAGAAAACCTATCTACGCCTGTCGACGATGGCACAGATTTGACAGAAGACTACACAGGTGAAGAAGACCTTTCTACAACTCCATCGGAAAATGAAAACACGGAGCAAGCTCCTGAGGGCGAGGCTCCTGAAGAAGAAAAAGCAGCAGTTGAGCCTGTGAAAACATTGCCAATGAATGCGGCACCATTAGCGGCTCAAGAAATTCCAGCTTCACTATCATCATTTGTGATGAAAATTGGTGGAACAACGGTTGGAGCAGGTGAATTTGGTACAGAGCTAGATCCAAATACAACAGCTAACTTCACTGTTAAATTTTCCGTACCAATGCAAGATAGTCAAGGCGAAGCATGGGGAGACGGGAGCTGGTTTGAATTCCAACTGCCGCAATCATTAATTGACTTTGATGGGGCATTTACAGGAAGCAGAACAGTGAACGGTATCACATATAATTATGTAACTACAGATAATAAAGTACGTGTAGAGTTAAGCGGTATGGAACCAGGCTCAGGCAGCTCTCAACCGGAGGAATTAAGCATTACATTTAATTCTGGATTTAACCTCCTTTCTGATAACATTGAGCAAGAGCTGGAAATTCCAGCAGCCACTGGTGGTAGTGAGATAATTAAAGCACAATTTAGTTTTTTACCTTCAACGAGCAACAAAAAGGTAAGTAAGTCAAAACTAGGCACTCCTACACCAACAGCAAGTGGTAACCATGAAATGGAATGGCAAGTATGGGTTAATGAAGCGGGTAAATCATTAAGCAATCCAACTTTGACAGACGATCCAACATCACATGAAATTATGGCTAATTCCGTGAATGTATATCAATATGTGGTTGGTCTTAATGGTGTAAGAACAAGTACTGAAACGAATGTTCTTACAAATGGTAGTTGGAGCGATATTGAAAGTAAGTTGACTGGTAAATATGCATATAAAATTACGTACAAAACGTCTGTAACATTAGATGCTGATAAACGTGATGGTGCAGTTAACTTTCATAACAAGGTACTATTTACTAACAATGGGCAACTAGAAACTTCTAATACGGCTACTCACACCATTACGTATGGTAAAGCACTAGATAAAAAGCTAGTGAGCAATACAAACTATGAAACAAAATGGCGTATTGATTATAATCATAATCTGTTAAGTATCGATCAAGCTGATGCCTATATTGAAGATACAATCCAAGGTCCTCACGAAATTGATGCATCAAGCATTAAAGTATATAAAATGAATGATGCGGCTGGCAATGTGGCGACAACAGTTTCGGAAGCTAATAGAGTAACAAGTGGATTTACTATTACTCCTACTCCTACTCCTGCAACTGGAGATGTTAAAAGTTTCACATTAACCTTTGATAACGGTATTTCAGATGCCTATACAATAGTGTATGATGCGAACTATACTAAACAGGATTTTTATGAAAATGAAGCAGGTCTGTTTAACAATAGTGTGACAAGTGGTTCAGGTAAAGAGAAGAATATAGACTATGCACTTACAGAAAACTTATTAAAAAAATCATATACAGTTGATTTTGATAAAAAAGTAATTACATGGACGGTCGACATTATATCTGATAATCCAACTAAACCAATTAACAACCTAAAACTAACAGATACATTTACAGCAGGTGCTGCAGATGGGGTGCATGAGTTAATAGATAACACTGTAAAGCTTAATGGTATAGCAACTACTTATATTCTAATTGATGGAGATAAGAAAAAAGGCTTTACAATTTCAGGTATTAATGTACCAGCAGGTAGTACATCAACTATCACTTATCAAACGAGCTTCGCAATTGGTGATGAGGGTACTGTACAAAAGCAAGGGTATGGCAATACAGCTGCTACAGAGTGGACTAGTGGCGGTAAAACATATAAAAAGTCATCTTCAACGAGTTATATCCCACAGTCAACTACTGTTAACAATGGCAGCAAATCGGGAACCTTTAACTACTCCACGCAGCGATTTACATGGGATGTGAAAGTGAATATCAATAAAAAGGATATTAATGGAGCCGTTTTAATTGATACAGTTGGTGAGGGACATAAGTATTTACCAGGAACAATTGAAGTATTACCTTTAACTGACTTAGGTGGTAGTGATACAGGTGGAACGATTGGTACTACACCGATTAACTCGAGTAATTACACAATCTCGGCTGAATCAGATAAAGGCTTTACATTAAAATTCAGTGATTCCTTAGCAGGAGACATAAACTACCAAGCATACGTTGTTCGTTATAACACAATGGATGACGATCATATTTTAGGTATTGGTTCTGATACGGCTACTGATAGAGGGAATGTTTACACGAATGATGCCACATTTAAAACAAAAGGTACGCAAGAATTTACGCTTGAATCAAAGCCAGTAACGATTGACGAGGATGTAGCGAATAATTTAGTGACAAAAAATACACCACAACAAAACGCGAATACAGAAACAATTACTTGGACATTAGATGTGAATAGATCTCATTCTAATTTAGGTCAAAATGTCATCTTAACAGATTTACCAGGTAATAATTTAATGTTATTGGAAAGTAGTATTCTATTAACACCATATACAGTATCTAAAACTGGTATTCAAAAAGGAACTACTTGGCAAACACCTTCGCAATTAGGGGTAACGGTCACATTCGATACACAAGGTGGCTTTAGCCTCGAATTTCCTGATTTAAATCAAAAGGGGTATCAAGTACAGTATAAAACAATAGGCTTTGGTCAATTTGGGGATGCATTGGAAAATACAGCAACATTGCATTATACGGGTCAAACAAAAGCTAATCAAAAAACAGAGAGCGACTATAAGGATAAATTTAGCTTTAGTAGCTCTGAATCAGATTTTACGTCAACACGAGGCAGTGCTAAATTTAAAAAGATTGGTATCGATTCAGCTACAGGCCAATTTAAAGAAAATTTAGCTGGTGTTGAATTCCAACTTATTAAAAAAACTGCAAAACCGAATGAATATATTATCCAAACAGCTACTACAGATGTAAATGGTGAATTCACATTTGAAAATGTACCGTACAACGATTATCTTATTCGTGAAGTAGCTGCACCAACTGGTTATAGTAAGATGTCTGACTTTAAATTTAAGTTAGATGAAAACACGACACTAGATAAGCAACCAGACTTCATTACACAACTTGTCAATACAACACCAATCATTGGTGGTAGTTGTACACAATTTGAAATAGCGATTAAGGATGTTGATGGTCATTCCATTACAACAGGCACAGTTACATTAAAGGATCACAATGGTATAGAAACAGCGCCGTACACAGTAACAAATGGCAAAGTGACATTACCGAATCATTTTACTGCTGGTGAGTATACAGTAACTCATTCAGTTGAAGGTGAATTAGGGAAGGTAACAGTGAAATATGACGGCGGATGTAAAGCTGAGGTTCAACCAGTACCAAAATGTGAAAACTACACAATTGTTGTGAAAGATGATCAAGGTAATATTCGTACTAATATTTTAGAATTAACATTAAAGCAAGGTACTACAGTAGTGACAAAGGTATCTCCTGACGCATCAGGTAAGTTTATTGTTGAATCCAATCAAAACGATCCTACTAATGGTGTAAAACCTGGTGAATATACATTGTATGAGGGTAATCAATTCTTAGGTACAGTCACACTAACGTACAAGAAAAGCTGCGATTATGAATTTACAATTATACAAGCACCGAAGTGCGAAACATTCGAATTAACGGTCAAAGATGTTGATGGAGAATTAGTAGCAGATAAAACGGAAGTAACAATTAAAGATATAGATGGCAAGACGATAGCTACTGAGGAAACAAAAGACGGTAAAGTAGAATTAAAAGATTTAGAACCAGGTGTTTACGTAGTATTTGATAAGGATGGCAATAAAATTGGCGATTTCGCAAGTAATATTCATTGTCAAGCAACGGTTCAACCAAAACCGGCTTGCGAGCGCTTTACTGTAGCATTGAAAGATGAAAATAATGTGTTGGTTAAGGCTGGTAAAGATGTTGTCATTAAAGATAAACAAGGTAACATTATTTCAACAGTGATAGAAGCAGATGGTAGTATTACATTTATTTCTGAAGATGTACTTGCAGGAAAGTATGAGGTTTACGACAACAAAGTTTATTTAGGCGAAATTGAGGTTTCTTATAAACAAACTTGTAAAGCTGAATTACCTATTGCTCCAGCTTGTCCAAACTTTACATTAACAATTAACAATATGTATGGTCAGCCACGTGAAGGTGTGAAAGTTACGTTTACAGATGAAAATGGTAAAGCGGTAGAAGAGAATGGGTTAATAGAATTTGTTACAGATAGCAAAGGGCAAATTACGATTAACCACTCATTGATCAAACCGGGTAAATATATAGTTAGGGAGAATGGTAATACCATTATTGGGACAGTTACAGTAGGTAATACATGTGAGGCTAAAATACAGCCGACACCACCTACAACAGATCCAGGACAACCAGTGGAGCCGAACAATCCAAACCCAGATCCGACTAAACCAGTAGATCCAAATAAGCCAAACCCAGATCCAACTAAACCGGTAGATCCAAATAAGCCAAACCCAGATCCAACTAAACCAGTAGATCCAAATAATCCAAATCCAGATCCAGATCCAGATCCAACTAAACCGGTAGATCCAAATAAGCCGAACACAGATTCAAATAAACCAGTGGATCCAAGTAAGCCAACGACAGATCCTAACAAACCAACGACCCCTGATAATGGTGGTACATCAGTACAAAATGTGATTGATCAAGGGAAGCAATTACCACCATATCATCCATCTAACGCTACAAAAGATACGTTAGATGCCTATAAAGATTTCCTTAATAGATATAGTAAGCTATCTAAAGACCAACAGGCAGAGGTAGCCCAAGCGATTGATATTAATCAAATCAAGGCAGACACAGCACGCTTAGAAGCGCTGCTAAGAGCACAAGGTAAATTACCACAAACAGATGGAGCAAATCAAACAGCTCTTGTCTTTGTTGGTTTACTACTTGTAGCTGGGGCAGTATGGTTTATGCGCCGCCGTGAAACAGAGGTATAA
- a CDS encoding YwhD family protein produces the protein MANEEKPKQKMGFTIIKNDPTDGHKGFGIGSLSLENVSPVMIDVEEGTATVEIGAMHARSDVERGIKFTMDRADSEGGKSYWLVWVTVDHKEDGPYYAGVTACEMVVNREKRRGYKILADHVNKMDKSMKRQIIVEHMDAPSKKVLATFLEQLNPDLWGRSDEQLRQDLFVE, from the coding sequence ATGGCAAATGAAGAAAAACCAAAACAAAAAATGGGTTTTACCATTATAAAAAACGATCCAACAGATGGACATAAAGGGTTTGGAATTGGTTCACTTTCATTAGAGAATGTATCGCCCGTTATGATTGATGTAGAAGAGGGGACAGCTACTGTTGAAATTGGTGCCATGCATGCACGAAGTGATGTTGAGCGAGGTATTAAATTTACGATGGACCGTGCTGATTCAGAAGGTGGGAAATCCTATTGGTTAGTGTGGGTGACGGTAGACCATAAAGAAGATGGACCCTATTATGCGGGTGTAACAGCTTGTGAAATGGTCGTTAACCGTGAAAAGAGACGTGGCTATAAAATTCTAGCTGACCATGTGAACAAAATGGATAAATCCATGAAGCGTCAGATTATTGTAGAGCATATGGATGCACCGTCTAAAAAAGTGTTGGCTACTTTCCTAGAGCAACTTAATCCAGATTTGTGGGGACGTAGTGATGAGCAACTGCGTCAAGACTTATTTGTCGAATAG
- a CDS encoding transglycosylase domain-containing protein, protein MKRKSYHRKQKRVKRTRKSLTLFVAFASAIVVAFVALRIYVQVAGAPPLTVPKASIFLDENENQIGDHFTNQRRYWVGLDEMSPYLKEAVVAVEDKDFYKHGGFDYSRIAGAILVDIKAGGKVQGASTITQQYARNLYLSHEKSWTRKLNEALYAYRLEVFYDKDEILEGYLNTVYYGHGMYGVEAASRFYFGKSAADLTLAEAAMLTGVPKGPSIYSPIANLEKATNRQNVILKLMADQGAITQEEKTRAENEQLVLKNDSWVATKSVAPYFLDVAWQEASEILKSKNLDISEGGWTIQTTLNLEHQKAAEEAVVKNMPANDLQTAFVSMESKSGAVTALVGGRDYSVSSFNRVTQAKRQPGSTIKPILYAAALENGYTPLTFLDVGETTFTYDNGRGTYAPKNVNGQFADHDMTMAQAIAISDNIYAVKTLEDIGFKEFHDMANRFSVGIGAKDNLSIALGTIETTLYEMTNAYNILASQGQQTIPTTIVSIKNAHGDVIYENKDVSSKAETAISKENAYILTEMMTGIFDPVFSDYSPATGISIRSRMTHTYAAKSGSTNSDQWLIGFTPSLTAGVWNGYDQGKNLTTKEDTAATKQIWIDFMESVNKGTKNEDFKKPKGVEGVVIDIETGKLATDACPKQRLVYVEAKDVPTEKCTNFDILDSDTWGEFWNMLPFSLFKGDDKNKQ, encoded by the coding sequence ATGAAACGAAAAAGCTATCATCGAAAGCAAAAGCGTGTAAAGCGCACACGGAAATCCCTTACTCTTTTTGTCGCCTTTGCATCTGCAATTGTCGTAGCATTTGTCGCTCTACGCATCTATGTTCAAGTGGCTGGTGCACCGCCTTTAACCGTACCGAAAGCTTCCATCTTCTTAGATGAAAATGAGAACCAAATTGGAGATCACTTTACAAATCAACGACGTTATTGGGTTGGTCTTGATGAGATGTCACCTTATTTAAAAGAAGCAGTAGTTGCTGTTGAGGATAAAGATTTTTATAAACATGGTGGTTTTGATTATTCACGTATTGCTGGTGCCATTTTAGTGGATATTAAGGCGGGCGGAAAAGTCCAAGGGGCTAGTACCATTACGCAACAATATGCACGTAATCTTTATCTTTCCCATGAAAAATCTTGGACACGTAAATTAAATGAAGCCCTGTATGCTTATAGATTAGAAGTTTTTTATGACAAGGACGAAATATTAGAGGGCTATTTAAATACGGTATACTATGGACACGGCATGTATGGAGTAGAAGCAGCAAGTAGATTTTACTTCGGTAAATCTGCCGCTGATTTAACACTTGCGGAAGCTGCAATGCTAACAGGCGTACCAAAGGGACCAAGTATCTATTCACCTATTGCCAATTTAGAAAAGGCTACGAATCGCCAAAACGTAATTTTAAAACTAATGGCGGATCAAGGTGCCATTACACAAGAAGAAAAAACACGAGCTGAAAATGAACAGCTTGTCTTAAAAAATGATAGCTGGGTTGCCACAAAATCTGTCGCCCCTTATTTCCTTGATGTGGCATGGCAAGAGGCTAGCGAAATTTTAAAGTCAAAAAATCTCGATATTAGCGAAGGTGGCTGGACAATTCAAACAACGCTTAATCTGGAACACCAGAAAGCCGCTGAAGAAGCAGTAGTAAAAAACATGCCTGCCAATGATCTTCAAACAGCATTCGTTAGTATGGAATCGAAATCAGGTGCTGTCACTGCATTAGTTGGAGGTCGTGACTATTCAGTAAGTTCATTTAACCGTGTCACACAGGCTAAACGTCAACCAGGCTCTACTATCAAGCCGATTTTATATGCAGCGGCACTAGAAAATGGTTACACACCGCTTACATTTTTAGATGTTGGTGAGACAACCTTTACCTATGATAATGGGCGTGGCACTTATGCACCTAAAAATGTCAATGGTCAGTTTGCAGATCATGATATGACGATGGCTCAAGCGATTGCGATCTCAGACAATATTTACGCCGTAAAAACATTAGAGGACATTGGCTTCAAGGAATTTCATGATATGGCAAACCGTTTTAGTGTAGGGATTGGTGCTAAAGATAATTTATCTATCGCACTCGGTACAATTGAAACGACATTATATGAGATGACGAATGCTTATAATATTTTAGCATCTCAGGGACAGCAAACCATTCCAACAACCATTGTGTCCATAAAAAATGCTCATGGAGACGTTATTTATGAAAATAAAGATGTTTCAAGCAAGGCGGAAACGGCTATTTCAAAAGAAAATGCATACATTTTAACTGAGATGATGACAGGTATTTTTGACCCGGTTTTCAGTGATTATTCTCCTGCTACAGGCATTAGTATTCGTTCCCGCATGACACACACCTATGCGGCTAAATCAGGTTCTACCAATAGTGACCAATGGCTAATTGGTTTTACACCAAGTCTAACTGCTGGTGTGTGGAACGGCTATGATCAGGGTAAAAACCTTACAACGAAGGAAGATACTGCTGCCACTAAGCAAATTTGGATTGACTTTATGGAGAGCGTCAACAAAGGAACGAAAAATGAGGATTTCAAAAAACCTAAAGGTGTAGAGGGCGTTGTCATTGATATCGAAACAGGTAAACTCGCTACTGATGCTTGTCCAAAACAACGTCTTGTTTATGTAGAAGCTAAGGATGTACCAACTGAAAAATGTACAAACTTCGATATTCTCGACAGTGATACATGGGGAGAATTTTGGAACATGCTGCCATTCTCACTTTTTAAAGGTGATGATAAAAATAAACAATAA